The following coding sequences lie in one Mustelus asterias chromosome 8, sMusAst1.hap1.1, whole genome shotgun sequence genomic window:
- the LOC144497855 gene encoding muscarinic acetylcholine receptor M2-like → MMANSTRTDESLNNPADLFLSERGSPYKTFEVVLILTVTAALSLVTIIGNILVIVSIKVNRHLQTINNYFLFSLACADLIIGVFSMNLYNIYTLIGYWPFGPVICDLWLALDYVVCNTSSMSLLVISFDRYFCVTKPLSYPVWRTTKVAGMMIVTVWVLSFILWAPLILFWQFIVGERTVSEGECYVQFFSNPAVTFGTAIVAFYLPVFIMMILYVQISRASKSRIMEDKKVSESSEGTVSHSREKGKVMERNSSSPSNAPDGLPHAKMQSDNRTGEIITANCGQEEKELHNEITSPSVVPSNQKQEGTIQEISTTQSCFRMGNTKLSCLRIVSKSHNNDHCGTTARMVPCISSKRGHDRETKQDNMIITMANISATKKEVVSREKKVTRTVLAILLACFITWAPYNVMVLIDTFCATCVPNTVWIIGYWIFYFNSTVNPACYALCNPTFKKTFKQLLLCQYKNIGATR, encoded by the coding sequence ATGATGGCAAACTCTACACGGACAGATGAATCTCTCAACAACCCAGCAGACCTGTTTCTCAGCGAAAGAGGGAGTCCTTACAAAACGTTCGAAGTTGTCCTCATTTTAACTGTGACAGCTGCTTTAAGTTTGGTGACAATTATTGGAAACATTTTGGTCATCGTTTCGATCAAAGTAAACAGACATTTACAAACTATTAACAATTACTTTCTTTTCAGCTTGGCCTGTGCTGATTTGATTATTGGCGTGTTCTCGATGAATCTGTACAACATCTACACTCTAATTGGCTACTGGCCGTTTGGTCCAGTGATATGTGATTTGTGGCTCGCTCTCGATTATGTTGTCTGTAATACCTCTTCCATGAGCCTCCTGGTTATCAGTTTTGACCGCTACTTCTGCGTGACAAAACCCCTCAGCTACCCCGTGTGGAGGACAACGAAGGTGGCAGGGATGATGATCGTAACTGTTTGGGTGCTGTCCTTTATCCTGTGGGCGCCTCTCATTCTCTTCTGGCAGTTCATTGTAGGGGAGCGGACAGTTAGTGAAGGTGAGTGTTATGTGCAATTCTTTTCAAATCCAGCTGTGACTTTTGGCACTGCTATAGTTGCCTTCTATCTCCCTGTGTTCATCATGATGATTTTATACGTGCAAATATCTCGAGCCAGCAAGAGTCGAATAATGGAAGATAAAAAGGTGTCTGaatcgagcgagggaaccgtttCTCACAGTCGAGAGAAAGGAAAGGTAATGGAACGGAATAGTAGCAGCCCATCAAATGCTCCTGATGGTTTGCCACACGCCAAAATGCAAAGTGACAATAGAACTGGAGAAATAATAACTGCGAATTGTGGCCAAGAAGAGaaggagcttcacaatgagataaCTTCCCCCAGTGTGGTCCCATCAAACCAGAAGCAGGAAGGGACAATACAAGAGATCTCTACTACACAAAGCTGTTTCCGGATGGGTAACACCAAACTCTCCTGCCTTAGGATAGTTAGCAAATCTCATAACAATGACCACTGTGGTACCACAGCAAGAATGGTGCCATGTATCAGCAGTAAGAGAGGGCATGATAGAGAGACCAAACAAGACAATATGATCATTACAATGGCCAATATCTCTGCTACGAAGAAGGAAGTTGTATCCCGAGAGAAGAAGGTGACGAGGACCGTCCTGGCTATTCTCCTGGCTTGTTTCATCACCTGGGCCCCATACAATGTCATGGTTCTCATTGACACCTTCTGTGCAACCTGTGTCCCCAACACAGTCTGGATTATTGGATATTGGATCTTTTATTTCAACAGTACCGTGAACCCAGCCTGCTATGCACTGTGTAATCCTACCTTCAAGAAAACCTTCAAGCAACTCCTCCTGTGTCAGTACAAGAACATTGGTGCAACAAGATAG